A window from Corynebacterium urealyticum DSM 7109 encodes these proteins:
- a CDS encoding alpha/beta hydrolase, protein MPDSPDVTTLHRISVPADAEALVFPDPYRSNVELTESMSTVDVRIPAHSAVTYSFQSGELKYPDPHNAHGAGPQASLLSGDSVDQTLWPPRSPEVIADLPGARLSIDRKVFGRRCTARLDDRGADTTVVFLDGDDWIHLHDLTGALDRAVTAGLIPQINRVFLPAAKDRSEEYTSQTFASALATELPPIINSSHIVLVGQSFGGLSALRAALTASTETTPAIKGAIAQSPAVWWSADRSAELADTLSDGPAGGDIAAQLTGPSLENPAAHSGSGLARIVLTCGAEEPPMQRHVDAVADALTRRGFPTTNHRTPGGHDPAMWRHGIIPALAELLG, encoded by the coding sequence ATGCCAGACTCCCCGGACGTGACCACCCTTCACCGAATCTCGGTGCCCGCGGATGCGGAAGCCCTCGTTTTCCCGGACCCCTACCGCTCGAACGTCGAGCTCACCGAATCGATGTCCACCGTCGATGTGCGCATCCCGGCGCACTCAGCAGTGACCTATAGCTTTCAATCCGGCGAGCTGAAATATCCCGATCCACATAACGCACACGGCGCAGGCCCACAGGCGAGCCTATTGAGCGGCGATTCTGTGGACCAGACACTCTGGCCGCCTCGCTCCCCAGAAGTCATCGCGGACTTGCCCGGCGCACGCCTGTCCATCGACCGGAAGGTATTCGGCAGGCGCTGCACCGCGCGCCTCGATGACCGCGGTGCGGATACCACCGTGGTGTTTTTGGATGGCGATGACTGGATCCATCTGCATGACCTCACGGGCGCACTGGACCGGGCAGTCACGGCAGGGCTTATCCCCCAGATCAACCGCGTCTTCCTGCCGGCAGCCAAAGACCGCAGCGAGGAGTACACCTCCCAAACATTCGCCAGCGCACTGGCCACCGAGCTTCCGCCGATCATCAACAGCAGCCACATAGTCCTGGTGGGGCAAAGCTTCGGCGGTCTCTCCGCCCTGCGCGCAGCTCTTACGGCTTCCACCGAAACCACGCCTGCAATCAAAGGAGCCATCGCCCAGTCCCCTGCCGTCTGGTGGTCCGCTGACCGTTCTGCAGAGCTCGCGGACACGCTCTCGGACGGGCCCGCAGGAGGCGACATTGCCGCACAGCTCACTGGCCCCTCACTCGAAAATCCTGCGGCTCACAGTGGCTCCGGTCTGGCACGCATCGTACTGACGTGCGGTGCAGAAGAGCCGCCCATGCAACGACACGTGGATGCAGTGGCCGATGCCCTGACACGCCGCGGCTTTCCCACCACCAATCACCGCACGCCCGGTGGCCACGACCCTGCGATGTGGCGCCACGGGATCATCCCGGCACTCGCCGAATTGCTGGGCTGA
- a CDS encoding methionyl-tRNA formyltransferase — translation MRVAVFGYQSWGHRTLSAVINAGHEVVLVVTHPASDHPYEQMWADSVEELASEHELQVCVTERVGQDVIEALRDAAPDIIVANNWRTWLPPEVFSLAKHGALNVHDGLLPEYAGFSPILWALLNRETHVGVTVHEMDEVLDGGPIVAQRAIPVGPQDTTTDLVAKTIDLIEPLVERALSDVAQGTATAQPQDPTRATYFHKRGEQESRIDFTQPAEDIALLVRAQSDPYPNAYFEFRGQRVRVLSAHVSLGRFGGTPGRVTIPHEGGIAVVCGSPRANVPAPAIVLDRVRLDDNSELTATEFFGHRAGYIQPKV, via the coding sequence ATGCGAGTTGCTGTTTTCGGCTATCAGTCGTGGGGACACCGGACGTTGTCTGCGGTCATCAATGCTGGTCATGAAGTAGTTTTGGTAGTTACGCACCCTGCCAGCGATCACCCTTATGAGCAAATGTGGGCAGACTCCGTTGAGGAGCTCGCCAGCGAACATGAGCTCCAGGTGTGTGTCACTGAGCGCGTGGGTCAAGACGTCATTGAGGCGTTGCGCGATGCTGCACCAGACATCATCGTGGCCAACAATTGGCGAACCTGGCTTCCTCCCGAGGTTTTCAGCCTGGCCAAGCACGGCGCATTGAATGTCCACGATGGTCTCCTGCCCGAGTACGCCGGATTTTCGCCCATCCTGTGGGCGCTGTTGAACCGGGAAACTCACGTGGGCGTCACTGTGCACGAGATGGATGAAGTGCTGGACGGCGGACCCATCGTTGCCCAGCGCGCGATCCCCGTGGGTCCGCAGGACACCACCACGGATCTCGTGGCCAAGACCATCGACCTCATCGAGCCCCTCGTGGAACGCGCATTGAGTGACGTCGCCCAAGGCACCGCCACTGCGCAACCTCAAGATCCCACCCGCGCTACGTACTTCCACAAGCGCGGCGAGCAGGAATCTCGCATAGATTTCACCCAACCTGCGGAAGATATCGCCTTGCTGGTCAGGGCGCAGTCCGACCCGTACCCCAATGCTTACTTTGAATTCCGAGGCCAGCGCGTCCGCGTGCTTTCCGCGCACGTCTCGCTGGGCCGCTTCGGCGGAACCCCCGGCCGAGTCACCATCCCTCACGAGGGAGGAATCGCGGTGGTCTGTGGATCGCCCCGTGCCAACGTGCCGGCGCCGGCGATTGTTCTGGATCGTGTTCGTCTCGACGACAACTCGGAACTGACCGCCACCGAATTCTTTGGACATAGGGCTGGATATATCCAACCAAAGGTTTGA
- a CDS encoding iron-siderophore ABC transporter substrate-binding protein has product MTLKKILVSTAAVLTLGAALTACSTDDQSGNSGDSQAVNAEQGAFPTTIEHRYGSTEIKEAPQRVVSLGYTDQDALLALGVTPVSVKYWDGMTPDGQAAGNWSNDKIEGDTPRIDKDTEVNAEAIAKDNPDLIVAVYSDIDEDTYKKLSEIAPVVVQKGEYEELQQPWDVTTEEIGQAVGKPEEAKRQVEQVKEKFAELKGRHPEWAEKELGVATVSDESLAVFAEGDPRSRFFTELGFKINPAYAGITKDKFYGEVSKENADQINSDVLVWDQLSYSPKQSKASVTEDPIVGKLPAVKDGHSVYLEGDLEKAFGWQTVLSLNYLLDKIEQPLADATK; this is encoded by the coding sequence ATGACACTCAAGAAGATTCTCGTTAGCACCGCTGCTGTGCTGACCTTGGGCGCGGCACTGACCGCTTGCTCGACTGATGACCAGTCCGGAAATTCCGGGGACTCCCAGGCAGTCAACGCCGAGCAGGGCGCATTCCCCACCACCATCGAGCACCGCTACGGCTCCACCGAAATCAAGGAAGCCCCGCAGCGCGTGGTCTCCTTGGGCTACACGGATCAGGACGCACTGCTGGCGCTGGGAGTTACTCCTGTCTCCGTGAAGTACTGGGACGGAATGACCCCGGATGGTCAGGCTGCGGGCAACTGGTCCAATGACAAGATCGAGGGCGACACTCCTCGGATCGACAAGGACACAGAAGTCAACGCGGAAGCCATCGCCAAGGACAATCCAGACCTCATCGTGGCCGTGTACTCGGACATCGATGAAGACACGTACAAGAAGCTGTCTGAGATCGCCCCTGTCGTCGTACAAAAGGGCGAATACGAAGAACTACAGCAACCATGGGACGTGACCACGGAAGAGATCGGGCAGGCCGTGGGCAAGCCTGAAGAGGCAAAGCGCCAGGTGGAGCAGGTCAAGGAGAAGTTCGCAGAGCTCAAGGGCCGCCACCCAGAATGGGCCGAAAAGGAACTCGGCGTGGCCACTGTCTCCGACGAGAGCCTGGCTGTCTTTGCCGAGGGCGATCCGCGTAGCCGCTTCTTCACCGAGCTGGGATTCAAGATCAACCCGGCCTACGCGGGCATCACCAAGGACAAGTTCTACGGTGAGGTCTCCAAGGAAAACGCAGACCAGATCAACTCTGACGTGCTGGTGTGGGATCAACTGTCTTACTCTCCGAAGCAGAGCAAGGCTTCTGTGACCGAGGATCCGATCGTGGGCAAGCTGCCCGCCGTGAAGGACGGACACAGTGTCTACCTGGAAGGCGACCTGGAAAAGGCCTTCGGATGGCAGACCGTGCTGAGCCTGAACTACCTGCTGGACAAGATCGAGCAGCCGTTGGCAGACGCCACGAAGTAG
- a CDS encoding siderophore-interacting protein encodes MSAEDVHSTSGPGLSWCLSAQPGDPAGLWTCQGLWHREHRTQLLVADPTSLPSMRAILEYLATLYPEQLASTHVIAVTSTDSDSEPHLEDWRNRLSSLTRISAPSDGYAQAIAEHLANIDVESSRNRQHKPHPDVDYVWVAGEGDFCKVVRSHAIKTWQLNKDNILWCPYWFVGKARP; translated from the coding sequence GTGTCTGCGGAAGATGTCCACTCCACCTCCGGCCCAGGGCTCTCGTGGTGTTTGTCCGCACAGCCGGGCGACCCTGCTGGCTTGTGGACTTGCCAAGGCCTGTGGCATCGCGAGCACCGCACACAACTACTGGTGGCAGATCCCACCTCCCTGCCTTCCATGCGCGCGATCCTAGAGTACCTCGCCACGCTCTATCCCGAACAGCTCGCTTCCACGCACGTCATCGCGGTCACCAGTACCGATTCCGATTCAGAGCCCCACCTGGAAGATTGGCGCAACCGTCTAAGCAGCCTCACCCGGATCTCCGCACCTTCTGACGGTTATGCGCAGGCCATCGCCGAGCATCTCGCCAACATTGACGTTGAGTCCTCGCGCAATCGACAGCACAAGCCCCACCCAGACGTGGACTATGTGTGGGTCGCCGGGGAGGGGGATTTCTGCAAGGTGGTGCGCTCCCACGCCATCAAGACTTGGCAGCTCAACAAGGACAACATCCTGTGGTGCCCTTATTGGTTCGTCGGCAAGGCTCGCCCCTAG
- a CDS encoding DedA family protein, with translation MHLSDLMDATTLLQNFGGWALGGIALIIFIESGVLFPFLPGDSMLVTAAILRDQLGLNVPILVGVAIVAAFLGDQVGFWLGHRFGRKLFKPDAKILITEHLEQAEAFFLKYGPLALVLGRFIPIVRTYIPVAAGTAEMPYKKFVGWNVTGAVLWIVSMVGIGVLLGDIPGIADRIDMIAIVIVLVSVTPVVISAMINWRKSKKTPAQELMED, from the coding sequence GTGCACTTAAGCGACCTCATGGACGCCACCACCCTGCTCCAGAACTTTGGCGGCTGGGCGCTCGGCGGCATTGCGCTGATTATCTTTATTGAATCCGGCGTGCTCTTCCCGTTCCTCCCCGGCGATTCCATGCTGGTCACCGCGGCAATCTTGCGCGATCAGCTGGGCTTGAACGTTCCGATTCTGGTGGGCGTGGCCATCGTCGCGGCGTTCTTGGGCGACCAGGTAGGTTTCTGGCTCGGCCACCGCTTTGGCCGCAAGTTGTTTAAGCCCGACGCCAAGATCCTCATAACCGAGCACCTCGAACAAGCCGAGGCTTTCTTCCTGAAGTACGGGCCGTTGGCTCTGGTACTGGGGCGCTTCATCCCGATCGTGCGTACCTACATTCCCGTGGCCGCTGGTACCGCGGAGATGCCGTACAAGAAGTTCGTGGGATGGAACGTCACGGGTGCAGTGCTGTGGATTGTCAGCATGGTCGGCATTGGCGTGCTGCTGGGGGATATCCCGGGCATTGCGGATCGCATCGACATGATCGCCATCGTCATCGTGCTGGTGTCTGTGACTCCGGTGGTGATTTCCGCGATGATCAACTGGCGGAAGTCCAAGAAGACTCCCGCCCAGGAGCTGATGGAGGACTAA
- a CDS encoding ABC transporter ATP-binding protein, with protein sequence MTQKHSMSARGLAVGYGDRTVIEGLDVDFPRGQITTIIGPNGCGKSTLLRAMSRLLPANEGEVLLDGADISSIRRKDLARTISVLQQTPTAPEGLNVADLVSRGRHPHQSWIRQWSSTDEAEVHKALEMTGSMGLAERTLDSLSGGQRQRVWISMVLAQNTDILFLDEPTTYLDLATSVEILELVQRLRRELDRTVVMVLHDLNLAVRYSDNLVVMKDGQVLATGRPSEVITPELLLEAFALNALVIEDPVTGGPLIVPK encoded by the coding sequence ATGACTCAGAAGCACAGCATGAGCGCACGCGGCCTCGCCGTGGGCTACGGCGACCGGACGGTCATCGAAGGCTTGGACGTGGACTTTCCTCGCGGGCAGATCACCACAATCATCGGCCCCAATGGCTGCGGCAAATCCACGTTGTTGCGAGCCATGTCTCGTCTCCTTCCGGCGAATGAGGGCGAAGTGCTGTTAGACGGCGCCGATATCTCATCCATCAGGCGCAAGGACCTCGCACGGACCATCAGCGTGCTGCAACAAACCCCTACCGCCCCGGAGGGACTCAACGTGGCTGATCTCGTCTCGCGCGGTCGGCACCCACACCAATCGTGGATCCGTCAGTGGTCGTCCACGGACGAAGCCGAGGTGCACAAGGCGCTGGAAATGACTGGCTCGATGGGGCTGGCGGAGCGCACCCTGGATTCTCTGTCCGGAGGGCAGCGGCAGCGTGTGTGGATCTCCATGGTTCTTGCGCAGAACACGGACATCCTGTTCCTGGACGAGCCCACCACCTACCTGGATCTGGCCACGTCGGTAGAGATTTTGGAGCTGGTGCAGCGTCTACGCCGAGAGCTGGATCGGACTGTGGTGATGGTGCTGCACGATCTCAACTTGGCTGTACGCTACAGCGATAATCTCGTGGTGATGAAGGATGGACAGGTCCTCGCCACCGGGCGTCCCAGCGAGGTCATTACCCCAGAGCTACTGCTCGAGGCGTTTGCCCTCAACGCGCTAGTCATCGAGGATCCTGTCACCGGCGGTCCGCTGATCGTCCCCAAGTGA
- a CDS encoding FecCD family ABC transporter permease, whose product MSSLLARPTSSTIPGRPPFRVGSFSVVWRPRALTVSLLLLVAIVLLAAVSIGLGDYPVSPARVLEVLFTGQGTRIERLVVLDWRMPRALTAILVGCALGLSGALTQSVTRNALASPDILGFTTGASAAAVTVITLGGGAGGFLGWLSSIGIPLAAVLGAAVTATVMWALAWRRSTDSFRLVLFGIIISALLTSYINFLMIRTELRDAAAAQFWLTGSLSTADWSKMWPIAIVVLVFTPLLAWIGHQLLATLLGSDTARALGQNVQGVQVLLLAAAVALAAVAVSAAGPIGFVAFVAPQVALRLCNCSAPPLLASALTGAALLLLADISTQTLLPVELPVGILTSAIGGAFLIYLLVQRNRSTTA is encoded by the coding sequence ATGAGTTCCCTCCTTGCCCGCCCTACCTCTTCCACTATCCCTGGGCGCCCGCCATTCCGCGTGGGCTCATTTTCTGTGGTCTGGCGCCCTCGCGCGTTGACGGTGTCTCTATTGCTGCTCGTGGCGATCGTCTTGCTAGCGGCGGTCTCCATCGGCCTGGGTGACTATCCTGTGTCCCCGGCTCGTGTGCTGGAGGTGCTGTTCACCGGCCAGGGCACCCGCATTGAGCGTCTGGTGGTTTTGGATTGGCGCATGCCTCGTGCGCTGACGGCCATTCTGGTGGGCTGTGCGCTGGGATTATCCGGAGCCCTCACTCAGTCCGTGACTCGCAATGCGCTGGCCAGCCCGGATATCTTGGGCTTCACTACGGGCGCGTCCGCGGCCGCGGTCACCGTCATCACTCTGGGTGGTGGCGCTGGTGGTTTCCTCGGCTGGCTCAGCAGCATCGGCATTCCCTTGGCCGCGGTGCTTGGTGCGGCTGTCACCGCAACGGTGATGTGGGCTCTGGCGTGGAGGAGATCGACTGATTCCTTCCGGCTAGTGCTGTTCGGCATCATCATCTCTGCTCTGTTGACCTCGTATATCAACTTCCTGATGATCCGCACGGAGTTGCGCGATGCCGCGGCCGCGCAGTTCTGGCTGACTGGCTCCCTGAGCACTGCGGACTGGTCCAAGATGTGGCCCATCGCCATTGTTGTGTTGGTGTTTACACCGCTGCTGGCCTGGATTGGTCACCAACTTTTAGCCACCTTGCTGGGCTCGGATACTGCACGGGCTTTGGGACAAAACGTCCAGGGTGTGCAGGTGCTTCTGCTCGCCGCTGCCGTGGCTTTGGCAGCAGTGGCGGTCTCGGCCGCTGGCCCCATCGGGTTCGTCGCCTTCGTGGCCCCACAGGTGGCGCTGCGCTTGTGCAACTGCTCTGCACCACCGCTTCTGGCCTCTGCGCTGACCGGCGCTGCGCTACTCCTGCTGGCAGATATCAGCACCCAAACTCTTCTGCCCGTAGAGCTGCCGGTGGGCATTCTCACCTCGGCAATCGGCGGTGCGTTCCTTATTTATTTGCTGGTCCAACGGAATAGGTCAACCACGGCATGA
- a CDS encoding FecCD family ABC transporter permease, translated as MAISTPHAQSPSQSHLGSRADATADASASAPSGKIPRRLVGLGVLFLLLLASIVASIVFGSRQIPFGEVSAVFRDLGTAFGHAEGLNVDQRVIVELRIPRTLLGLVAGAALGASGALIQGHTRNPLADTGILGINYGASLAVVASFSLLGVTSVWATSMWAFGGAIAATALVFSLASIGGGQANPMTLVLGGAALSAVLSAIISGFILTDDANLDRMRFWTVGSIAGRDLTVFYGVLPFILVGLLLAFITAPQLNLLNLGDDIASGLGINTQRARLIGMALIALLAGAATAAAGPITFIGLVVPHLVRAITGPDYRWILPYSALTGAVMMLFADVVGRLIARPGELQVGIILAFVGAPFFIALIYRRRVVAI; from the coding sequence ATGGCTATCTCTACCCCGCATGCGCAATCCCCTTCTCAATCACACCTGGGGTCTCGCGCGGACGCTACTGCGGACGCTTCTGCCAGCGCTCCATCAGGTAAAATCCCGCGTCGCCTCGTCGGCCTCGGCGTCCTTTTCCTCCTATTGCTCGCCAGCATCGTTGCCAGCATCGTGTTTGGATCACGGCAGATCCCTTTTGGAGAAGTGTCCGCCGTGTTCCGCGATCTCGGCACGGCGTTCGGCCACGCGGAGGGGCTGAATGTGGATCAGCGCGTGATCGTCGAGCTCCGCATTCCCCGCACCCTGTTGGGCCTAGTCGCCGGTGCTGCCCTTGGCGCCTCCGGTGCATTGATCCAAGGGCACACGCGCAACCCTCTCGCGGACACGGGCATTCTCGGCATCAACTACGGTGCGTCCCTGGCCGTGGTTGCCAGCTTCTCCTTGCTGGGGGTGACGTCCGTGTGGGCTACCAGCATGTGGGCGTTCGGTGGGGCCATCGCTGCTACTGCGTTGGTGTTTAGTTTGGCGTCCATAGGAGGAGGACAGGCCAATCCAATGACGCTGGTCCTCGGCGGCGCGGCTTTGTCCGCGGTCCTCAGCGCCATCATCAGCGGTTTTATCCTCACTGACGATGCCAATCTGGATCGCATGCGCTTCTGGACCGTCGGCTCCATCGCGGGCCGGGATCTCACCGTGTTCTACGGCGTGCTGCCGTTTATCCTGGTGGGCCTCCTGCTGGCGTTCATCACGGCACCGCAGCTAAACCTCCTGAATCTGGGCGATGACATCGCCTCCGGACTGGGCATCAACACCCAGCGCGCCCGCCTGATTGGCATGGCTCTGATCGCACTGCTGGCCGGTGCCGCGACAGCTGCCGCCGGCCCCATCACCTTCATCGGCCTGGTGGTCCCGCACCTCGTGCGCGCCATCACGGGCCCTGATTACCGCTGGATTCTCCCTTACTCTGCCCTGACGGGTGCGGTGATGATGCTGTTCGCAGACGTGGTGGGCCGTCTGATCGCTCGTCCGGGCGAGTTGCAAGTAGGCATCATCCTCGCGTTCGTGGGCGCGCCGTTCTTCATCGCCCTTATTTATCGACGCCGGGTGGTGGCCATTTAA
- a CDS encoding IS256 family transposase, translating into MTTVSPKKGHDPARVNEISEKLMENPELASLISELSTSADDASELVKGLLQASINAGLQAEMDAHLGYSHSDRKSKAQVEPVHGGNHRNGSYTKTVNSGYGAVEVTVPRDRAGTFTPKMVPKGARRLTELDDMIVSLYAGGMTVRDIQHHLATTLGVDMSPDTISTITDAVLDEVMIWQNRQLDEFYPVIFLDALRVKIRDGHRVVNKACYMAVGVDMDGIKHILGLWIADNEGAAFWASVCADLANRGVQDVFIVCCDGLKGLPEAVEATWPNSMVQTCIVHLIRASNRWVSHQDRKSVSRALREVYTAANEDTARDALDAFEASELGRKYPQSVKVWRDAWDRFVPFLQFPPAARRVLYTTNSIESLNAELRKATRNRGQFPNDTAALKTLWLMICNIEDKRAAQRAKKAKRDIECNGYIEGAKATGWKQAINQLAVAYPDRFADYL; encoded by the coding sequence ATGACTACGGTGTCACCGAAGAAAGGCCATGACCCGGCGAGGGTCAACGAGATCAGCGAGAAGCTGATGGAAAATCCTGAGCTGGCTAGCCTGATCAGCGAGCTGTCGACCTCCGCTGATGATGCCAGCGAGCTGGTCAAAGGCCTGCTGCAGGCATCAATCAACGCTGGTCTGCAGGCGGAGATGGATGCGCATTTGGGCTATAGCCACTCCGACCGCAAGTCCAAAGCCCAGGTTGAACCCGTGCACGGCGGCAATCACCGCAACGGGTCGTACACCAAGACCGTCAATTCTGGCTACGGCGCGGTGGAAGTGACCGTGCCCAGGGATCGTGCCGGCACGTTTACTCCGAAGATGGTGCCCAAGGGCGCACGTCGGCTCACAGAGCTCGACGACATGATCGTCTCGCTATACGCCGGTGGGATGACAGTGCGCGATATTCAGCATCACCTCGCGACCACGCTCGGGGTGGATATGAGCCCGGATACGATCAGCACGATCACCGATGCGGTGTTAGACGAGGTCATGATCTGGCAAAACCGCCAGCTCGACGAGTTTTACCCGGTGATCTTCCTCGACGCGCTACGCGTGAAAATCCGTGACGGTCACCGCGTGGTCAATAAGGCCTGCTACATGGCGGTTGGTGTCGACATGGACGGCATCAAGCACATCCTGGGATTGTGGATTGCCGATAATGAAGGCGCTGCCTTCTGGGCATCGGTGTGCGCGGATCTGGCCAACCGTGGCGTCCAGGACGTGTTCATCGTGTGCTGCGACGGGCTGAAAGGCTTGCCGGAAGCTGTCGAGGCAACCTGGCCGAATTCCATGGTGCAAACCTGCATTGTGCACCTGATTCGGGCTTCGAACCGGTGGGTGTCGCATCAGGACCGCAAATCTGTCTCCCGTGCGCTACGTGAGGTCTACACGGCCGCCAACGAGGACACCGCCCGCGACGCCCTGGACGCGTTCGAAGCCAGTGAACTGGGCCGTAAATACCCGCAATCGGTCAAAGTCTGGCGCGACGCCTGGGACCGGTTCGTGCCGTTTTTACAGTTCCCGCCAGCGGCCCGCCGGGTGCTCTACACCACGAATTCGATCGAATCGCTCAACGCTGAACTGCGTAAAGCTACCCGTAACCGCGGGCAATTCCCGAACGACACCGCGGCGCTGAAAACGCTGTGGTTGATGATCTGCAACATCGAGGACAAGCGCGCTGCCCAGCGAGCGAAAAAAGCGAAGCGCGACATCGAATGCAATGGCTATATTGAAGGAGCGAAAGCCACCGGGTGGAAACAAGCCATCAACCAACTAGCCGTGGCTTACCCCGACCGATTCGCGGACTACTTGTAA
- a CDS encoding MFS transporter, whose product MTEQTTATPQPPAEDKLVTPAFALAWVINFTQYLAFYILVTTMALYAVKQFAASDAAAGFASSSFVVGATVARLFSGYLVDAFGRRRVLWISLAVVAVSSVGYLLEGSFWVLILVRMLHGLSYAIASTAVMTTAQRVIPPARRAEGTGFFALGNTLSTALGPAFGLFLVGQFSYRALFTTTIAVAVVSLVLGVLLGMTAGERAAAEESRGGERPSFHASDIADGRVVPIGVFMLIVGVSYSGVITFLMSYSEQRGTQTGASVFFLAYAAAMFISRFFLGRIQDERGDNAVVYFGVAMFILALVVLALAGNDALVIVAGVLSGLGYGTLMPASQAIAVRLVDASRLGTGVSTLMLLVDVGVALGPIFLGSLISATGYSAMYLLLAGLVAVAGVFYFFVHGRRPQARQGYAEA is encoded by the coding sequence TTGACTGAGCAGACCACCGCCACACCCCAGCCTCCAGCAGAGGACAAGCTGGTCACACCCGCCTTCGCCCTCGCGTGGGTCATTAACTTCACGCAGTACCTGGCTTTCTACATTCTGGTCACGACGATGGCCCTCTACGCGGTGAAGCAGTTCGCGGCCTCGGATGCGGCGGCTGGTTTCGCCTCCAGCTCCTTCGTGGTCGGTGCCACGGTGGCGCGCTTGTTCTCCGGATACCTCGTGGACGCCTTCGGCAGGCGGCGGGTGCTGTGGATCTCCCTGGCAGTGGTGGCGGTCAGCAGCGTCGGCTACCTGCTGGAGGGCTCCTTCTGGGTACTGATCCTGGTGCGCATGCTGCACGGCCTGAGCTACGCGATCGCCTCCACGGCGGTGATGACCACCGCCCAGCGGGTTATCCCGCCGGCTCGCCGCGCGGAGGGCACCGGCTTCTTCGCGCTGGGTAATACGCTCTCCACGGCGCTGGGCCCGGCCTTCGGGCTGTTCCTGGTCGGCCAGTTCAGCTACCGCGCATTGTTCACGACGACGATCGCGGTTGCGGTGGTCAGCCTGGTTCTCGGCGTCCTCCTGGGAATGACGGCGGGGGAGCGCGCCGCGGCGGAAGAATCCCGCGGTGGGGAACGTCCGAGCTTCCACGCCTCCGATATCGCGGACGGCCGGGTGGTGCCGATCGGTGTGTTCATGCTGATTGTGGGTGTGAGCTACTCGGGCGTCATCACCTTCCTGATGAGTTATTCGGAGCAGCGCGGCACGCAGACGGGTGCCTCGGTGTTCTTCCTGGCTTATGCCGCCGCGATGTTCATCTCCCGCTTCTTCCTGGGCCGTATCCAGGATGAGCGGGGCGATAATGCCGTGGTGTACTTCGGCGTGGCCATGTTCATCCTGGCGCTGGTGGTGCTGGCGCTGGCGGGTAACGACGCGCTGGTCATCGTTGCTGGTGTGTTGAGTGGTCTGGGTTATGGGACGCTGATGCCCGCCTCGCAGGCTATCGCGGTGCGGTTGGTGGACGCCTCCCGGCTGGGCACCGGCGTCTCAACCTTGATGCTGCTGGTTGATGTGGGCGTGGCCCTGGGGCCGATCTTCCTGGGCTCCCTGATCAGCGCGACGGGGTATTCGGCGATGTACCTGCTGCTCGCGGGCCTGGTCGCGGTGGCTGGGGTGTTCTACTTCTTCGTCCACGGGCGGCGGCCGCAGGCCAGGCAGGGGTACGCGGAGGCTTAA